One genomic region from Marmota flaviventris isolate mMarFla1 chromosome 6, mMarFla1.hap1, whole genome shotgun sequence encodes:
- the LOC114080208 gene encoding putative olfactory receptor 2W6, protein METSNGSFRTDFILLGFSDQPQLESIISVVVFIFYIVTLVGNTTIILVSYLDTQLHTPMYFFLSNLSFLDLCYTTSIIPQMLANLWGPKKSITYGGCVLRFFFALDLGATECLLLAVMAYDRYAAVCQPLHYTVIMHPELCQKLVLTSWFGGLGSALILCSLTMKLPRCGHREVDNFFCEMPALIKMACVYSKVIEIVVFTLGVIFLLVPLSLILISYGVIIRAVMTIKLAAGWKKILNTCGSHLTVVTLFYGTLIYMYMKPQNSTSREQGKFFTLFYTVITPSLNPLIYTLRNKDVKSAVKRILQIKKNIQQSHE, encoded by the coding sequence ATGGAAACAAGCAATGGAAGTTTCAGAACAGACTTCATCCTTCTAGGGTTTTCTGATCAACCTCAACTAGAGAGCATCATCTCTGTGGTTGTCTTCATCTTCTATATTGTGACTCTGGTAGGAAACACAACCATCATTCTTGTATCTTATCTAGACACCCAGCTTCATACCCCTATGTATTTCTTCTTATCTAATTTGTCCTTTTTGGACCTCTGTTATACAACTAGCATTATCCCCCAGATGCTGGCAAATCTATGGGGTCCCAAAAAATCTATTACATATGGAGGGTGTGTGCTCCGATTCTTCTTTGCCCTTGACCTGGGAGCCACAGAATGTCTTCTCTTGGCTGTGATGGCCTATGATCGCTATGCTGCTGTTTGTCAACCTCTTCACTACACAGTAATAATGCACCCTGAGCTTTGCCAAAAGTTGGTGCTGACCTCCTGGTTCGGTGGTCTTGGCAGTGCCTTAATTCTTTGCTCTTTGACTATGAAGTTGCCAAGATGTGGACACCGGGAAGTAGATAATTTTTTCTGTGAAATGCCAGCACTGATCAAGATGGCTTGTGTCTATTCAAAAGTAATTGAGATTGTTGTCTTTACTCTTGGAGTTATATTTCTTCTAGTACCTCTATCATTAATTCTCATTTCATATGGAGTTATCATTCGAGCTGTAATGACAATCAAGTTGGCAGCAGGGTGGAAAAAGATCCTTAATACATGTGGTTCTCACCTCACAGTAGTAACTCTATTTTATGGAACACTCATTTATATGTACATGAAACCACAGAACAGCACATCTCGAGAACAAGGAAAGTTCTTTACTCTCTTTTACACAGTCATCACACCAAGCCTTAATCCTCTGATCTACACTTTAAGAAACAAAGATGTGAAGAGTGCAGTGAAGAGAatattacagattaaaaaaaacattcaacaaagtCATGAGTGA